aggtatttaagagtgccatgTTCTAAGCAAGTTTACTCTTCTGTGCTTTGGAGGCTCATATCTCCGCAACGGATTGGTCAATTTGAGTGACTGACACTTCGTTTGATttgttagagccaatagaatgacgctatacccaccaacatgagattgacagcactgtaagccaatcagagtcagcagaacgccGTTGTGGGGGAGGTGCCGGCTGCTGGATGCGGTCATTGTTATGCTCCCCCCGGGTCCTAAAGCCCATCAGGTTCGCCCAGATTcatttgaatgcagcacaacaTGTCAGTCTACCAGAACATACCGTGTGGCCGAATTAACGtttcacagcaaaacaacaacagtaagaGAAATTTTACAACTATGGCTCGGCGAAAcaatttctgttgttgttgttgttgttgttggaaaGAGCAGTGTCTATGCTTCATTTGACATGaatggtgtgtgttttgcacAACGTGGCGTTGTGATAGAGCCTGAAATATGACGAGTAGGTATGgagtttgatttgttgttatttatttagttgttgtttgagctgtgtttggggcatgtaaaaagggtgtagcccaggttctgctgtttaatttgatgtgcagcaTATTTTTCGTAATTAGcacattgtttcacactgtttgCAAAGTTGTTGTCAAAGTTTTGGGTTTAACAGGTTTTAACCAACAATTTGGGCAACCCAATAATAGAAGGCGAGTGCTCTTTGTCAAAATACGTTAAATTCATGTGGAATTATTCAAATTTTTCCCAGGGGAGAAACCCCCGAACCCCCGGGTAAAGAATTGTTCCGACTTCAGGGCTAAAGTCCCAGATGTTTTCAACTCCTGGTGTTATGCCCAGTCTAGGGGTGTCTGGGACATGACATGAAAGGCCCCCATCTTCCCCAAGTCCCAAGTAGCCACAATGAAAAAGTCGTGCGGAACGATCAATAGTACgaatttatttacaatatttaaataacaaaTAACTGAAATAATAGCTTCAGGGTGGACTAaggccaaaataacaaacaaaaacaatcctgCCCAGGGGGTAAGTAAATAACCTAaccacacaaataaaaaaaaacaaatgacaaaaagcttACCTCCCTAActaaataaacaggagaaaaaaagggtAACAAAACTGGCAGTCCACCCCTACGTCTTTTACACAATAAAGATTTACTAGAATACAGAAACCTCTGTGGCCggttgggagaggaggaaggtgggGTCTGCCTGCTAGCTCgaagcagctgccatcttggtgCTTTAAAAACCGAACGCCCTcagctgcagccaatcacaaacgAGGACAGATCCAATCCACCAATCACCGCCGGGCTATGGCACACACCTATGCATACAGAAAACAGAATACGCACAgagaacacatgcagcaaaacccaaacaaaaagaaattacgACAGCAGTCGTAACACTGGCAACGCCCCTGTTTGACTGTAGAGGGATGCTTGGTGTTCCAGGTcgtgggtggtggtggtgagagTGGTGGGGGAGTCCTTCAGTTGTTCATCTATGTGTGATTTGTATGTTTCCCAGTTTGCTGTCCTGTAGTTGTATTTCTTGCTTTGAATGGCTTGTAGGTGGAAGGAGAATGTGGTGAGAATGAAAAGGTGGTCACTGTTGAGATGGTTTGTGGTGGAGAACTGAGCCTGGCGGGCTGCTCAAGCTCCTGACATTAACCCATcccagtgtttcctccgcagcctccacttcacccagcttcactcagctgcctgataaacccgctgcttcttcccactttaacctgaagtGATGTTTAAGGGCAGCTGGCAGCTGGCAGCTGGCTCGCGGGCTGCCCGCTAGGCTACGCTGGGGGAGGGGGGCTggtagagggaggaggaggagtgacacactttgttttggtctacaggcagtgcacaacagcaaacctagcggtgaaacgatttcgctttttgcccctttaagacaatttaagacattttcaccaaaaatttacacagaaaagacaaaaatggatCCATAACCGAAAATTTTCTGTGGGAGGACCCCCCTTCGCTGTCTCCATTTGATATGTGTTGAACCAAAACCTATGCCCTTGTTTTTAGGACTGTTTTaggacaaaactgaagttttgAGGACCTCTGTTTAGGGGATCTGGGGAATCCTCCCCCCAGGACCTTGTTTAatgaacaagctctattttgacaTCTCTTTATGCACTCTGTCACTTACAAGCAACgtacaaaaaaatcccagtgtgaataaatttatattaattttaaatTAGCAGGCCACCTTGCAACCTGTCacaggccagatttggcccaccGGCCATAAGTCCTGTATTAATGCTATAAAGTAATTTTGTGCTTGAAGTTTTAAATTTTAGTCATAAGTAGAAAATGTGTAGACTTAACATTGTCTCTCTGTAATCCCAGAGGCTGCAGCAAAGAAGAAGGCAGAAACCTAACATACCCTTGACCAAACGTATCACTTCTCTACACAGGTAAGACTGCTGTTTTTGCAAATGTCATGCCATTCTGTGTCTGGATGCTAAGATGATATAATGTACTTTCATTTCTAGTGCTCAGGGAACCTCAGACTCAAAGTCCCATCCGGCGTCCCCTACAGAGAACAGGATGGAGCCAAAGGTGCAGCCAGCTGCTCAGCACAGCAGCCACAGGGAACACAAGCACACAGGTGTTAGAGGGAGCAGACACACTTTAGCCTTTCCCTGCCACCGCCTGTCTGATTCAAGTCCTGATCTGCGGCAGAGACTGTCACCAAACCCAGAGGTGGGAAGTCTGTGTGGCCAAGGAGAGAGCAACAGTGACACTGACTTGTCTGAGTCTGAGAGACttcctgtgtcagtgtctgGTCAggttcctccacagctccagctgaGACCGGAGGTCATCAAGGCTGAGAACTGCTCCTCTCGTAGCCACCGGCCCAGAGGACATGGCCAAGGTAGTTTTGACTTCCCAGACTTCCTCCCTCCACCTTTTAACTCCTGGAGCCTCAGTCAGCTGGCTGTCTTCTACAACATGGAGGGCCGTGGGGCCTCTCGGCCCAGGCCAGTGGGCCCTTTGGAAAGGTACCTTGAGAGGCTGTTGCAGCTGGAGTGGCACCAGATTCAGACAGTCCAGGAGGAGGGTGGGAAGTCGGCGGTGTCAGATGTTATTTCCAGCTGCCACGTGTCACCTGCTGCTGCCTCATCACGCCTCAGCTCTCCGAAGTGCATCCTCCAGTGTCAACGTGCCTTCCCCCTCAcgttcctctcctctctggccAGTCACTCTGCCCTGCTCTCCAGCTGTGCCTGCACTCTCTGCTGTAACCGCTACTCCACCTGTAGCACATCGTGCTGCCGCTCCACCTACAACCACAGCCGTCAGTCCAGACTGAGTCCCATGCTGGATTGCAGGAGGCCCACGTTGCTCCCCAAAAGGAGCTACAGTGAGAGCCGGGTGCACTCCTCAGACAGGAGCTCTGCATCCCAAGCTCAGAGGTTCAGTAGCCCTGTGAGGACCAACAGCCACCTGAGGAGAATGCAAGCCTCAGGCAACATCCGCAACCCTGTTCAAGGTAATAACACCAAGCCTCATTCCACTGCCAGAGACTGTGGTGTTTGGGGGCTGGGAGGAACCATTGGGGATTATGGGGGGTGTGTGTTGAACTGCAGAACAGGGAGGTTTAAGAGGAGGAGtggctcagagcagaggagaggcagAGCAGAACGACAACATGCATTGGAGAAAAGACGTAGTGGTTCTGAGtgcagaagaggaggagctgagcAGAGGAGAATAGCTGAGCTCAAGGAACGGGAAATCAAACCAGATGCTGTCACTGCAATAATGGACAATTTACCTGGTTCCAAACATTCTCCAATAAACAGACCAAAACAGGTTGAATTTGTTACATAACAGCCACCCGAGTACTGTAAGTAGAATCTAATTGCCACAGCTACAGTTATTAATATTTGATCATGAATGTATATTTTCATTTAGTCATTTTTCCTTGTGTGGCAAACACAAAGTATAGCAAgactgtaaatatatatttttcactaGCGGATATTATGCTTCACCAGATTTGTTTATCTCAGCTAATCATTGTTACATTATGTTTAATCCAATGCTCTGATATCAGTATAAGATAATGCAACATTGGATGTTTACATGGACTATTGATCATACATAAATCATATGAGGatgtgattatttatttaaaagttgtgtttgtttgttttttcctcagcaCAATACACtgcatatatattttgtatgcAGGAGTTTCCAACACAGCACCAATTTTACTGTCGattctgttttggtttgtcAGCAAAATAATTGCATAATAAAAGTGTTTAAAATTGACCGAACAATTATGATAAGGTGTAATTCTTCAAACTCAAAGTGAAAAAGTGTGGAAAAGTTGTGgagtccaatatcacaaatcatacCATTCTGTTCTGAATACAGTAGCGGTCCTGGCACATTTTAGGCCTTATTATCTGCGTTCCAGTCACACCTGAGTTCTGATGATTCCTGAGAGGCCGGTTGATGAGTTACAGAATTTAAATTTTCCCTGAAACATTTGACCCTAATAAATTATTTCCAGTGTTCAGAGACACCATGGTCATATTCTGggttattaaataatgaattcacaatcagaatatcaataaatacagatgCAATTAATGAAAAGGCCTAAATCATATAAACACCTGTGACTCTGAGCAGGACACTGTATATATTATAAAGGTGATATAAAGGTGCAGGTGATTGTTAGACAGAGAtaacactgctgctctgctactGATAACTGTATCTATCTTTATCAATAACATTATGTGTCTACTGACAGCTGATCTAGCTGTAATCAGCTGCCGCCGTCATTAGAATTGAATGTCGCTTCACGTGACACTTTAGAGGAATAGACGTTTCATTTGGGATTGGCTTTCAGGAAACTCAGATTGTTTTAAAGTGTAAACTGTGTGACTCCTTAATTAATTAACTGACCCAGCCAAATCCTAGGGCACAAAATAAATCTGCCTTGCTGgatttaattaaaacaaatacatcTCATAAATACACCTTGACTGGCATAT
This region of Epinephelus fuscoguttatus linkage group LG1, E.fuscoguttatus.final_Chr_v1 genomic DNA includes:
- the LOC125885565 gene encoding uncharacterized protein LOC125885565, which encodes MGTILQERVSQQCLERASSIRDKDWKRKASWTNNRPNVASNKMGRRQSQRKSLQPQYALPSQENNNEKRLQQRRRQKPNIPLTKRITSLHSAQGTSDSKSHPASPTENRMEPKVQPAAQHSSHREHKHTGVRGSRHTLAFPCHRLSDSSPDLRQRLSPNPEVGSLCGQGESNSDTDLSESERLPVSVSGQVPPQLQLRPEVIKAENCSSRSHRPRGHGQGSFDFPDFLPPPFNSWSLSQLAVFYNMEGRGASRPRPVGPLERYLERLLQLEWHQIQTVQEEGGKSAVSDVISSCHVSPAAASSRLSSPKCILQCQRAFPLTFLSSLASHSALLSSCACTLCCNRYSTCSTSCCRSTYNHSRQSRLSPMLDCRRPTLLPKRSYSESRVHSSDRSSASQAQRFSSPVRTNSHLRRMQASGNIRNPVQGNNTKPHSTARDCGVWGLGGTIGDYGGCVLNCRTGRFKRRSGSEQRRGRAERQHALEKRRSGSECRRGGAEQRRIAELKEREIKPDAVTAIMDNLPGSKHSPINRPKQVEFVT